A region from the Sander vitreus isolate 19-12246 chromosome 1, sanVit1, whole genome shotgun sequence genome encodes:
- the cry5 gene encoding cryptochrome circadian regulator 5 gives MSHTCIHWFRKGLRLHDNPALMAALRDCKELYPVFILDPYLHNNTCVGINRWRFLVGALVDLDCSLRKLNSRLFVVRGKPEEVFPKLFDKWKVTKLTYEYDTEPYSLNRDKTVTTLAKEHGVEVIYKISHTLYDIYRIIEENNGKAPLTYNRMRAIVKTLGPPKRPIPAPIMEDTKDVKTPCSENDEELKKYGIPTLEELGQDTAALGQEQFPGGEQEALRRLDEHMQRTGWVCGFEKPQTSPNSLSPSTTVLSPYVTFGCLSARTFWWRLTDVYRGKKHSDPPVSLHGQLLWREFFYTASVGIPNFDKMEGNPVCTQVDWDTNPDYLAAWREAQTGFPFIDAIMTQLRQEGWIHHLARHAVACFLTRGDLWISWEEGQKVFEELLLDGDWALNAGNWQWLSASAFFHQFFRVYSPVAFGKKTDKNGDYIKKYLPLLKKFPAQYIYEPWKAPHSIQQAAGCIVGQDYPHPIVQHEVISKKNIQRMKLAYAKRADPAESPNKSPSKKQGVKRKAPSVIDMMMKKKDRKK, from the exons ATGTCTCATACATGTATTCACTGGTTCCGCAAGGGACTCAGATTGCACGACAACCCAGCACTGATGGCTGCTTTGAGGGACTGTAAGGAACTGTACCCTGTGTTCATTCTGGACCCTTACCTCCATAACAACACCTGTGTGGGTATCAACCGCTGGAGGTTCCTCGTCGGAGCCCTCGTAGATCTGGACTGCAGCCTCAGGAAACTCAACTCCAG GCTGTTTGTTGTGAGAGGGAAGCCTGAGGAAGTGTTCCCCAAGCTGTTCGACAagtggaaagtaacaaagttGACCTATGAGTATGACACAGAGCCCTACAGTCTGAACCGGGACAAAACAGTGACCACACTGGCCAAAGAGCATGGAGTCGAAGTCATCTACAAGATCTCACACACTCTTTATGATATATACAG GATAATTGAGGAAAACAATGGGAAGGCTCCCCTTACTTATAACCGAATGCGGGCAATAGTGAAGACTCTTGGTCCCCCTAAGAGACCCATCCCAGCTCCAATCATGGAAGATACAAAAG ATGTGAAGACGCCTTGTTCAGAAAACGATGAAGAACTGAAGAAATATGGGATCCCTACGCTAGAGGAGCTCGGCCAGGACACAGCAGCTCTTGGACAGGAGCAGTTCCCAGGAGGAGAACAGGAGGCTCTGAGGAGACTAGATGAACATATGCAAAGAACA gGATGGGTGTGTGGCTTTGAGAAGCCGCAGACTTCTCCGAACTCTTTGAGCCCCAGCACCACTGTCCTCAGTCCATACGTCACTTTTGGCTGCCTGTCTGCACGCACCTTCTGGTGGAGGCTGACCGATGTCTATCGGGGG AAGAAGCACTCAGATCCTCCAGTTTCCCTGCATGGCCAGCTACTGTGGAGAGAGTTCTTCTACACCGCTAGTGTGGGTATCCCTAACTTTGACAAGATGGAAGGCAACCCTGTGTGTACCCAGGTGGATTGGGACACAAACCCTGATTATCTGGCTGCATGGAGAGAG GCTCAGACTGGTTTCCCCTTCATCGATGCCATCATGACTCAGTTGAGACAGGAGGGTTGGATCCACCACCTGGCCAGACATGCGGTTGCTTGTTTTCTCACCAGGGGAGACCTGTGGATCAGCTGGGAAGAAGGGCAGAAG GTGTTTGAGGAGCTTTTATTGGATGGCGACTGGGCTTTGAATGCTGGAAACTGGCAGTGGCTCTCAGCAAGTGCCTTCTTCCACCAATTCTTCAGAGTCTACTCCCCTGTTGCATTTGGCAAGAAGACAGACAAAAATGGAGACTACATCAA AAAGTACCTTCCTCTTCTGAAGAAGTTCCCGGCCCAGTATATCTATGAGCCTTGGAAAGCTCCGCACAGTATCCAGCAGGCAGCAGGATGCATTGTGGGGCAAGACTACCCGCATCCCATAGTTCAGCATGAAGTGATCAGCAAAAAGAACATACAGAGGATGAAGTTAGCTTATGCCAAGAGAGCAGACCCTGCTGAATCACCCAACAAATCACCCAGCAAAAAACAAG GTGTAAAGCGCAAGGCTCCATCTGTCATTGacatgatgatgaagaagaaagatagaaaaaagtaa